A single genomic interval of Rhododendron vialii isolate Sample 1 chromosome 3a, ASM3025357v1 harbors:
- the LOC131320558 gene encoding PHD finger protein ALFIN-LIKE 1-like has protein sequence MDTPSVSWGPRTVEEIFKDYSGRRAGVLRALTHDVDEFYSLCDPAKENLCLFGYPNGTWEVALPAEEVPPELPEPSLGINFARDGMDKKHWMSLVAAHTDSWLLYVAFYYGARVDRNGRKHLFSLINDLPTIFEAVAEWKPIKHQASMHSGSKSRTGTTRPSNGQSKSNMKPYSHGDEEDEDEHGETLCGTCGGNDSVSQFWIGCDGCERWFHGKCVKITPAMAENIKQYKCLPCSTKSSR, from the exons ATGGACACGCCTTCGGTTTCTTGGGGCCCCCGTACTGTCGAAGAAATCTTCAAAGACTACAGCGGCCGTCGCGCCGGCGTCCTTCGCGCTCTAACTCACG ATGTCGATGAATTCTACTCACTCTGCGATCCAG CTAAGGAGAATTTGTGCTTGTTTGGATACCCTAATGGAACATGGGAAGTGGCATTGCCAGCGGAGGAGGTTCCGCCAGAGCTTCCTGAGCCGTCGTTGGGGATTAATTTCGCGAGGGACGGGATGGACAAGAAACACTGGATGTCACTGGTGGCTGCGCACACCGATTCTTGGTTGCTTTATGTTGCTTTCTATTACGGAGCTCGCGTTGATCGTAATGGGAG GAAGCATCTATTTAGCCTTATAAATGATCTGCCTACGATATTTGAAGCCGTGGCGGAGTGGAAGCCTATAAAGCACCAGGCCAGTATGCATAGCGGAAGCAAATCTAGAACCGGAACTACG AGACCAAGTAACGGGCAGTCAAAAAGCAACATGAAACCATATAGTCACGGTGATGAGGAAGACGAAGATGAGCACGGCGAGACCCTTTGCGGGACCTGTGGGGGAAATGACAGTGTGAGTCAGTTCTGGATAGGCTGTGACGGTTGTGAGCGGTGGTTCCATGGCAAGTGTGTAAAAATAACACCAGCCATGGCAGAAAATATCAAACAGTACAAATGCCTCCCTTGCAGCACTAAAAGCAGCCGTTAG